A part of Thalassophryne amazonica chromosome 3, fThaAma1.1, whole genome shotgun sequence genomic DNA contains:
- the brpf3a gene encoding bromodomain and PHD finger-containing protein 3 isoform X2: MRKVRSWECETVVTGINMGRGRRRGRGRGRGSSGQLRPPSPYRLQLSPARETLTYAQAQKIVEVDLDGRLHRINITDPLPIITEDEMMLQDISECNSNKENSEQTQSKSKSWRKPSNFKGKKCGKNGSYQSQRPGSQQHTGPTNSFQNTAYPSSLPEPTFRILSSACPSDAPPLPSAYYCYIEKSGEEQDRVAEYDMDEEDLAWLEMVNQKRVCDGHASVSADTFELLIDRLERESILESRSQAQSQSAVDEDAFCCVCLDDECLNSNVILFCDICNLAVHQECYGVPYVPEGQWLCRCCLQSPSRPVDCVLCPNRGGAFKQTSDGRWAHVVCAIWIPEVCFANTVFLEPIEGVTNIPPARWKLTCYLCKQKGRGASIQCHKANCYRAFHVTCAQKAGLFMKIDPVRETGINGTTFSVKKTAFCEHHSPVGSRQDGSGDESVEGRLVGGRGNRGQRSYTQSPPTSPNKKAAKGQKKQTRKSGRSAMPVLLVPQIPSHRLNKICTGVEVQRKNQFMQRLHNYWLLKRQSRNGMPLIRRLHSHMQAHRTAEQEPDEKLCAAREELRYWQKLRQDLERARLLVELIRKRERLKREQMKIQQAALELKLTPALILLRSTLEQLQEKDTAKIFSHPVNLAEVPDYLEFITQPMDFSTMCTKLEAHAYCSIKDLETDFDLMISNCLKYNSKDTMFHRAALQLQEVGGAILRHAYRQSQNIGLDPSTGMHLPETSNKHGFYHCTWDDVDSLLDPENRLHLGTEEQLKVLLDKLDMVSSMRSSGGRTKRIRLLRREINSLRQKMNQQHNGLSVNGNDKQSEENDGDDDEEEDREKEKKDNDGFLTISNSGTDDSPPELELTCPVSSPLPGDAPLEPPVLGLVTGGRRSPGRSYKRLRSSRNGSKSQVEEEAEVGETPSSQPEAVHEATPLGTPLDLPLAGVGRRTSVLFKKAKNGARMAKNKVPLQQNGTFESKTNGLDSTPASPNSSSATTISTLRLSPNNSSAPPSPSSHHLRSRGHSSESEEVLLPASEGGLTNGKHTSADLDYDENLSCNTCPPKRSRGKPALTKVPNSDNGDVSVSGISMLLSLDSETELRPLDLVWAKCRGYPSYPAMIVDPAMPQEGLLHNGIPIPVPPVEVLKLHEWRRTEAGENLFLVLFFDTKRTWQWLPRDKLLPLGMDETVDKLRLMEGKKPSVRKSVHTAYDRAMVHLNHVRGNVNFTPSTFM; the protein is encoded by the exons ATGCGGAAGGTGAGGAGTTGGGAATGTGAGACAGTTGTAACGGGCATCAACATGGGCAGGGGCCGACGCAGAGGGAGGGGACGGGGCAGGGGTTCATCTGGCCAGTTGAGGCCCCCATCACCTTACAGACTACAACTATCTCCTGCTAGAGAGACTTTGACATATGCTCAAGCACAGAAAATAGTAGAAGTTGACCTAGATGGAAGGCTTCATAGGATTAACATCACCGATCCTCTCCCAATTATAACAGAGGATGAGATGATGCTTCAGGACATTTCTGAATGCAACAGCAACAAAGAGAACAGTGAGCAAACCCAAAGTAAATCAAAGTCATGGAGGAAACCTTCAAATTTTAAAGGCAAAAAGTGTGGGAAAAATGGATCTTACCAGAGCCAACGACCTGgttcccagcaacacacaggaccTACCAATTCCTTCCAGAACACCGCTTACCCAAGCTCTCTGCCTGAGCCCACTTTCCGGATATTGAGTTCAGCATGTCCTTCGGATGCACCTCCTCTTCCATCAGCATACTATTGTTACATAGAGAAGTCAGGGGAGGAGCAAGACCGTGtggcagaatatgacatggatgaGGAGGATTTGGCTTGGCTAGAGATGGTTAACCAGAAGAGAGTGTGTGATGGCCATGCTTCTGTGTCTGCGGATACATTTGAACTGTTGATTGACCGATTAGAAAGGGAGTCCATCCTGGAATCTCGCAGCCAAGCTCAGTCCCAGAGTGCCGTAGACGAAGATGCTTTCTGCTGCGTTTGCTTAGATGACGAATGTCTCAACAGTAATGTCATCCTCTTCTGTGACATCTGCAACCTAGCTGTCCACCAGGAGTGTTACGGTGTGCCCTATGTTCCTGAGGGCCAGTGGCTGTGCCGCTGCTGCCTACAATCCCCTTCCCGTCCTGTAGACTGTGTGCTCTGCCCCAACCGTGGAGGTGCCTTCAAACAGACAAGTGATGGACGTTGGGCTCATGTTGTTTGTGCCATATGGATCCCAGAGGTATGCTTTGCCAACACTGTGTTCTTGGAGCCCATTGAGGGGGTTACGAACATCCCCCCTGCTCGTTGGAAGCTTACCTGCTACCTCTGTAAACAGAAAGGCAGGGGAGCTTCCATTCAGTGCCACAAAGCCAACTGTTACAGGGCCTTTCACGTCACTTGTGCCCAGAAGGCTGGCCTGTTCATGAAAATAGACCCAGTTAGGGAGACTGGCATCAATGGTACAACCTTCTCTGTAAAGAAGACCGCCTTCTGTGAGCATCACTCACCAGTTGGGTCTCGACAGGATGGGTCTGGAGATGAATCGGTTGAAGGAAGACTGGTAGGGGGCAGAGGTAACCGGGGTCAAAGGTCATATACTCAGAGCCCTCCTACATCACCAAACAAGAAGGCTGCTAAGGGCCAGAAAAAACAGACAAGGAAAAGTGGAAGGTCAGCAATGCCTGTGCTCCTTGTGCCTCAGATCCCCTCTCACAG GCTGAATAAAATCTGCACAGGTGTTGAAGTGCAGAGGAAGAATCAGTTCATGCAGCGGCTTCATAACTACTGGTTATTGAAGCGACAGTCACGGAATGGTATGCCTCTAATACGCAGACTCCATTCCCACATGCAGGCTCACAGGACAGCAGAACAG GAGCCTGATGAGAAGCTGTGTGCTGCAAGAGAGGAGCTGCGATATTGGCAGAAGTTGAGGCAAGATTTGGAAAGAGCCAGACTTTTGGTGGAACTCATTCGTAAGAGAGAGAGGTTAAAGAGAGAACAG ATGAAAATTCAGCAGGCTGCTCTTGAGTTGAAATTGACCCCTGCGCTGATACTTCTCCGATCAACTTTGGAGCAGCTTCAAGAGAAGGACACAGCCAAAATCTTCTCTCACCCAGTCAATCTGGCAGAG GTCCCAGATTACTTGGAGTTTATTACCCAGCCCATGGACTTCTCCACTATGTGTACCAAGCTGGAGGCTCATGCTTATTGCTCCATAAAAGACCTGGAAACAGACTTTGACCTCATGATTTCCAATTGCCTGAAGTACAACTCCAAGGACACCATGTTTCACAGGGCAGCCTTACAGCTGCAGGAGGTGGGTGGAGCCATTCTCCGTCATGCCTACAGGCAGTCTCAGAACATTGGGCTGGACCCCAGCACTGGCATGCACCTCCCAGAGACTTCAAACAAACATGGCTTCTACCACTGTACGTGGGATGATG TTGACTCTCTACTGGACCCAGAGAACAGACTGCATCTAGGCACAGAGGAGCAGCTAAAGGTCTTACTTGATAAACTGGACATGGTTTCATCCATGCGTTCTAGCGGGGGGCGAACCAAGCGCATTAGGCTACTGCGTCGAGAGATTAACTCTCTCAGACAGAAGATGAACCAACAGCATAACGGCCTCTCTGTGAATGGAAATGACAAGCAGAGCGAGGaaaatgatggtgatgatgatgaggaggaggacagggagaaagaaaagaaagacaaTGATGGGTTTTTGACCATTTCTAACTCTGGAACAG ATGACTCTCCCCCTGAGCTAGAACTTACATGCCCAGTGTCATCGCCACTGCCAGGAGATGCTCCACTGGAACCACCTGTCCTGGGCTTAGTAACTGGAGGGCGGCGGTCACCTGGACGCTCCTACAAGCGTCTGAGATCATCCCGAAATGGAAGTAAAAGCCAAGTGGAAGAAGAGGCTGAAGTTGGCGAGACCCCGTCTTCACAACCAGAGGCTGTTCATGAAGCAACTCCCCTGGGTACACCCCTGGACCTGCCACTGGCTGGTGTTGGCCGTCGCACATCGGTTCTGTTCAAAAAGGCTAAAAATGGTGCACGAATGGCAAAAAATAAAGTCCCACTGCAACAAAATGGAACATTTGAGAGTAAAACCAATGGCCTGGACAGCACTCCTGCCAGTCCAAATTCATCGAGCGCAACCACCATCTCCACCTTACGTCTGAGCCCCAACAACTCCTCTGCACCTCCCTCTCCTTCCTCGCACCACCTGAGGTCCAGAGGCCACAGTTCAGAGAGTGAAGAAGTTCTTCTGCCAGCCAGTGAAGG agGCCTGACAAATGGAAAGCACACTTCTGCAGACCTCGATTATGATGAAAATCTAAG CTGTAACACTTGCCCTCCAAAACGTAGTCGGGGTAAACCTGCACTTACTAAAGTTCCCAACAGTGACAATGGAGATGTCTCTGTATCTG GAATATCTATGCTTCTGTCTTTAGATAGCGAGACGGAGCTCAGGCCTCTGGATCTAGTTTGGGCCAAGTGTAGAGGATATCCTTCATACCCAGCAATG ATTGTTGACCCAGCCATGCCCCAGGAAGGGCTTCTTCACAACGGCATCCCCATTCCAGTGCCTCCTGTGGAGGTGCTCAAACTGCACGAGTGGAGACGAACAGAAGCAGGCGAAAATCTCTTTTTAGTGCTTTTCTTTGACACCAAAAGGACTTG GCAGTGGCTCCCACGGGACAAACTGCTTCCACTGGGGATGGATGAAACTGTAGACAAACTACGTTTAATGGAAGGCAAGAAACCCAGCGTTCGCAAGTCAGTCCACACTGCGTATGACCGGGCTATGGTGCATTTAAACCATGTGAGAGGAAATGTAAACTTCACACCTTCCACTTTCATGTGA
- the brpf3a gene encoding bromodomain and PHD finger-containing protein 3 isoform X3 yields the protein MRKVRSWECETVVTGINMGRGRRRGRGRGRGSSGQLRPPSPYRLQLSPARETLTYAQAQKIVEVDLDGRLHRINITDPLPIITEDEMMLQDISECNSNKENSEQTQSKSKSWRKPSNFKGKKCGKNGSYQSQRPGSQQHTGPTNSFQNTAYPSSLPEPTFRILSSACPSDAPPLPSAYYCYIEKSGEEQDRVAEYDMDEEDLAWLEMVNQKRVCDGHASVSADTFELLIDRLERESILESRSQAQSQSAVDEDAFCCVCLDDECLNSNVILFCDICNLAVHQECYGVPYVPEGQWLCRCCLQSPSRPVDCVLCPNRGGAFKQTSDGRWAHVVCAIWIPEVCFANTVFLEPIEGVTNIPPARWKLTCYLCKQKGRGASIQCHKANCYRAFHVTCAQKAGLFMKIDPVRETGINGTTFSVKKTAFCEHHSPVGSRQDGSGDESVEGRLVGGRGNRGQRSYTQSPPTSPNKKAAKGQKKQTRKSGRSAMPVLLVPQIPSHRLNKICTGVEVQRKNQFMQRLHNYWLLKRQSRNGMPLIRRLHSHMQAHRTAEQKEPDEKLCAAREELRYWQKLRQDLERARLLVELIRKRERLKREQMKIQQAALELKLTPALILLRSTLEQLQEKDTAKIFSHPVNLAEVPDYLEFITQPMDFSTMCTKLEAHAYCSIKDLETDFDLMISNCLKYNSKDTMFHRAALQLQEVGGAILRHAYRQSQNIGLDPSTGMHLPETSNKHGFYHCTWDDVDSLLDPENRLHLGTEEQLKVLLDKLDMVSSMRSSGGRTKRIRLLRREINSLRQKMNQQHNGLSVNGNDKQSEENDGDDDEEEDREKEKKDNDGFLTISNSGTDDSPPELELTCPVSSPLPGDAPLEPPVLGLVTGGRRSPGRSYKRLRSSRNGSKSQVEEEAEVGETPSSQPEAVHEATPLGTPLDLPLAGVGRRTSVLFKKAKNGARMAKNKVPLQQNGTFESKTNGLDSTPASPNSSSATTISTLRLSPNNSSAPPSPSSHHLRSRGHSSESEEVLLPASEGGLTNGKHTSADLDYDENLSCNTCPPKRSRGKPALTKVPNSDNGDVSVSDSETELRPLDLVWAKCRGYPSYPAMIVDPAMPQEGLLHNGIPIPVPPVEVLKLHEWRRTEAGENLFLVLFFDTKRTWQWLPRDKLLPLGMDETVDKLRLMEGKKPSVRKSVHTAYDRAMVHLNHVRGNVNFTPSTFM from the exons ATGCGGAAGGTGAGGAGTTGGGAATGTGAGACAGTTGTAACGGGCATCAACATGGGCAGGGGCCGACGCAGAGGGAGGGGACGGGGCAGGGGTTCATCTGGCCAGTTGAGGCCCCCATCACCTTACAGACTACAACTATCTCCTGCTAGAGAGACTTTGACATATGCTCAAGCACAGAAAATAGTAGAAGTTGACCTAGATGGAAGGCTTCATAGGATTAACATCACCGATCCTCTCCCAATTATAACAGAGGATGAGATGATGCTTCAGGACATTTCTGAATGCAACAGCAACAAAGAGAACAGTGAGCAAACCCAAAGTAAATCAAAGTCATGGAGGAAACCTTCAAATTTTAAAGGCAAAAAGTGTGGGAAAAATGGATCTTACCAGAGCCAACGACCTGgttcccagcaacacacaggaccTACCAATTCCTTCCAGAACACCGCTTACCCAAGCTCTCTGCCTGAGCCCACTTTCCGGATATTGAGTTCAGCATGTCCTTCGGATGCACCTCCTCTTCCATCAGCATACTATTGTTACATAGAGAAGTCAGGGGAGGAGCAAGACCGTGtggcagaatatgacatggatgaGGAGGATTTGGCTTGGCTAGAGATGGTTAACCAGAAGAGAGTGTGTGATGGCCATGCTTCTGTGTCTGCGGATACATTTGAACTGTTGATTGACCGATTAGAAAGGGAGTCCATCCTGGAATCTCGCAGCCAAGCTCAGTCCCAGAGTGCCGTAGACGAAGATGCTTTCTGCTGCGTTTGCTTAGATGACGAATGTCTCAACAGTAATGTCATCCTCTTCTGTGACATCTGCAACCTAGCTGTCCACCAGGAGTGTTACGGTGTGCCCTATGTTCCTGAGGGCCAGTGGCTGTGCCGCTGCTGCCTACAATCCCCTTCCCGTCCTGTAGACTGTGTGCTCTGCCCCAACCGTGGAGGTGCCTTCAAACAGACAAGTGATGGACGTTGGGCTCATGTTGTTTGTGCCATATGGATCCCAGAGGTATGCTTTGCCAACACTGTGTTCTTGGAGCCCATTGAGGGGGTTACGAACATCCCCCCTGCTCGTTGGAAGCTTACCTGCTACCTCTGTAAACAGAAAGGCAGGGGAGCTTCCATTCAGTGCCACAAAGCCAACTGTTACAGGGCCTTTCACGTCACTTGTGCCCAGAAGGCTGGCCTGTTCATGAAAATAGACCCAGTTAGGGAGACTGGCATCAATGGTACAACCTTCTCTGTAAAGAAGACCGCCTTCTGTGAGCATCACTCACCAGTTGGGTCTCGACAGGATGGGTCTGGAGATGAATCGGTTGAAGGAAGACTGGTAGGGGGCAGAGGTAACCGGGGTCAAAGGTCATATACTCAGAGCCCTCCTACATCACCAAACAAGAAGGCTGCTAAGGGCCAGAAAAAACAGACAAGGAAAAGTGGAAGGTCAGCAATGCCTGTGCTCCTTGTGCCTCAGATCCCCTCTCACAG GCTGAATAAAATCTGCACAGGTGTTGAAGTGCAGAGGAAGAATCAGTTCATGCAGCGGCTTCATAACTACTGGTTATTGAAGCGACAGTCACGGAATGGTATGCCTCTAATACGCAGACTCCATTCCCACATGCAGGCTCACAGGACAGCAGAACAG AAGGAGCCTGATGAGAAGCTGTGTGCTGCAAGAGAGGAGCTGCGATATTGGCAGAAGTTGAGGCAAGATTTGGAAAGAGCCAGACTTTTGGTGGAACTCATTCGTAAGAGAGAGAGGTTAAAGAGAGAACAG ATGAAAATTCAGCAGGCTGCTCTTGAGTTGAAATTGACCCCTGCGCTGATACTTCTCCGATCAACTTTGGAGCAGCTTCAAGAGAAGGACACAGCCAAAATCTTCTCTCACCCAGTCAATCTGGCAGAG GTCCCAGATTACTTGGAGTTTATTACCCAGCCCATGGACTTCTCCACTATGTGTACCAAGCTGGAGGCTCATGCTTATTGCTCCATAAAAGACCTGGAAACAGACTTTGACCTCATGATTTCCAATTGCCTGAAGTACAACTCCAAGGACACCATGTTTCACAGGGCAGCCTTACAGCTGCAGGAGGTGGGTGGAGCCATTCTCCGTCATGCCTACAGGCAGTCTCAGAACATTGGGCTGGACCCCAGCACTGGCATGCACCTCCCAGAGACTTCAAACAAACATGGCTTCTACCACTGTACGTGGGATGATG TTGACTCTCTACTGGACCCAGAGAACAGACTGCATCTAGGCACAGAGGAGCAGCTAAAGGTCTTACTTGATAAACTGGACATGGTTTCATCCATGCGTTCTAGCGGGGGGCGAACCAAGCGCATTAGGCTACTGCGTCGAGAGATTAACTCTCTCAGACAGAAGATGAACCAACAGCATAACGGCCTCTCTGTGAATGGAAATGACAAGCAGAGCGAGGaaaatgatggtgatgatgatgaggaggaggacagggagaaagaaaagaaagacaaTGATGGGTTTTTGACCATTTCTAACTCTGGAACAG ATGACTCTCCCCCTGAGCTAGAACTTACATGCCCAGTGTCATCGCCACTGCCAGGAGATGCTCCACTGGAACCACCTGTCCTGGGCTTAGTAACTGGAGGGCGGCGGTCACCTGGACGCTCCTACAAGCGTCTGAGATCATCCCGAAATGGAAGTAAAAGCCAAGTGGAAGAAGAGGCTGAAGTTGGCGAGACCCCGTCTTCACAACCAGAGGCTGTTCATGAAGCAACTCCCCTGGGTACACCCCTGGACCTGCCACTGGCTGGTGTTGGCCGTCGCACATCGGTTCTGTTCAAAAAGGCTAAAAATGGTGCACGAATGGCAAAAAATAAAGTCCCACTGCAACAAAATGGAACATTTGAGAGTAAAACCAATGGCCTGGACAGCACTCCTGCCAGTCCAAATTCATCGAGCGCAACCACCATCTCCACCTTACGTCTGAGCCCCAACAACTCCTCTGCACCTCCCTCTCCTTCCTCGCACCACCTGAGGTCCAGAGGCCACAGTTCAGAGAGTGAAGAAGTTCTTCTGCCAGCCAGTGAAGG agGCCTGACAAATGGAAAGCACACTTCTGCAGACCTCGATTATGATGAAAATCTAAG CTGTAACACTTGCCCTCCAAAACGTAGTCGGGGTAAACCTGCACTTACTAAAGTTCCCAACAGTGACAATGGAGATGTCTCTGTATCTG ATAGCGAGACGGAGCTCAGGCCTCTGGATCTAGTTTGGGCCAAGTGTAGAGGATATCCTTCATACCCAGCAATG ATTGTTGACCCAGCCATGCCCCAGGAAGGGCTTCTTCACAACGGCATCCCCATTCCAGTGCCTCCTGTGGAGGTGCTCAAACTGCACGAGTGGAGACGAACAGAAGCAGGCGAAAATCTCTTTTTAGTGCTTTTCTTTGACACCAAAAGGACTTG GCAGTGGCTCCCACGGGACAAACTGCTTCCACTGGGGATGGATGAAACTGTAGACAAACTACGTTTAATGGAAGGCAAGAAACCCAGCGTTCGCAAGTCAGTCCACACTGCGTATGACCGGGCTATGGTGCATTTAAACCATGTGAGAGGAAATGTAAACTTCACACCTTCCACTTTCATGTGA
- the brpf3a gene encoding bromodomain and PHD finger-containing protein 3 isoform X1 codes for MRKVRSWECETVVTGINMGRGRRRGRGRGRGSSGQLRPPSPYRLQLSPARETLTYAQAQKIVEVDLDGRLHRINITDPLPIITEDEMMLQDISECNSNKENSEQTQSKSKSWRKPSNFKGKKCGKNGSYQSQRPGSQQHTGPTNSFQNTAYPSSLPEPTFRILSSACPSDAPPLPSAYYCYIEKSGEEQDRVAEYDMDEEDLAWLEMVNQKRVCDGHASVSADTFELLIDRLERESILESRSQAQSQSAVDEDAFCCVCLDDECLNSNVILFCDICNLAVHQECYGVPYVPEGQWLCRCCLQSPSRPVDCVLCPNRGGAFKQTSDGRWAHVVCAIWIPEVCFANTVFLEPIEGVTNIPPARWKLTCYLCKQKGRGASIQCHKANCYRAFHVTCAQKAGLFMKIDPVRETGINGTTFSVKKTAFCEHHSPVGSRQDGSGDESVEGRLVGGRGNRGQRSYTQSPPTSPNKKAAKGQKKQTRKSGRSAMPVLLVPQIPSHRLNKICTGVEVQRKNQFMQRLHNYWLLKRQSRNGMPLIRRLHSHMQAHRTAEQKEPDEKLCAAREELRYWQKLRQDLERARLLVELIRKRERLKREQMKIQQAALELKLTPALILLRSTLEQLQEKDTAKIFSHPVNLAEVPDYLEFITQPMDFSTMCTKLEAHAYCSIKDLETDFDLMISNCLKYNSKDTMFHRAALQLQEVGGAILRHAYRQSQNIGLDPSTGMHLPETSNKHGFYHCTWDDVDSLLDPENRLHLGTEEQLKVLLDKLDMVSSMRSSGGRTKRIRLLRREINSLRQKMNQQHNGLSVNGNDKQSEENDGDDDEEEDREKEKKDNDGFLTISNSGTDDSPPELELTCPVSSPLPGDAPLEPPVLGLVTGGRRSPGRSYKRLRSSRNGSKSQVEEEAEVGETPSSQPEAVHEATPLGTPLDLPLAGVGRRTSVLFKKAKNGARMAKNKVPLQQNGTFESKTNGLDSTPASPNSSSATTISTLRLSPNNSSAPPSPSSHHLRSRGHSSESEEVLLPASEGGLTNGKHTSADLDYDENLSCNTCPPKRSRGKPALTKVPNSDNGDVSVSGISMLLSLDSETELRPLDLVWAKCRGYPSYPAMIVDPAMPQEGLLHNGIPIPVPPVEVLKLHEWRRTEAGENLFLVLFFDTKRTWQWLPRDKLLPLGMDETVDKLRLMEGKKPSVRKSVHTAYDRAMVHLNHVRGNVNFTPSTFM; via the exons ATGCGGAAGGTGAGGAGTTGGGAATGTGAGACAGTTGTAACGGGCATCAACATGGGCAGGGGCCGACGCAGAGGGAGGGGACGGGGCAGGGGTTCATCTGGCCAGTTGAGGCCCCCATCACCTTACAGACTACAACTATCTCCTGCTAGAGAGACTTTGACATATGCTCAAGCACAGAAAATAGTAGAAGTTGACCTAGATGGAAGGCTTCATAGGATTAACATCACCGATCCTCTCCCAATTATAACAGAGGATGAGATGATGCTTCAGGACATTTCTGAATGCAACAGCAACAAAGAGAACAGTGAGCAAACCCAAAGTAAATCAAAGTCATGGAGGAAACCTTCAAATTTTAAAGGCAAAAAGTGTGGGAAAAATGGATCTTACCAGAGCCAACGACCTGgttcccagcaacacacaggaccTACCAATTCCTTCCAGAACACCGCTTACCCAAGCTCTCTGCCTGAGCCCACTTTCCGGATATTGAGTTCAGCATGTCCTTCGGATGCACCTCCTCTTCCATCAGCATACTATTGTTACATAGAGAAGTCAGGGGAGGAGCAAGACCGTGtggcagaatatgacatggatgaGGAGGATTTGGCTTGGCTAGAGATGGTTAACCAGAAGAGAGTGTGTGATGGCCATGCTTCTGTGTCTGCGGATACATTTGAACTGTTGATTGACCGATTAGAAAGGGAGTCCATCCTGGAATCTCGCAGCCAAGCTCAGTCCCAGAGTGCCGTAGACGAAGATGCTTTCTGCTGCGTTTGCTTAGATGACGAATGTCTCAACAGTAATGTCATCCTCTTCTGTGACATCTGCAACCTAGCTGTCCACCAGGAGTGTTACGGTGTGCCCTATGTTCCTGAGGGCCAGTGGCTGTGCCGCTGCTGCCTACAATCCCCTTCCCGTCCTGTAGACTGTGTGCTCTGCCCCAACCGTGGAGGTGCCTTCAAACAGACAAGTGATGGACGTTGGGCTCATGTTGTTTGTGCCATATGGATCCCAGAGGTATGCTTTGCCAACACTGTGTTCTTGGAGCCCATTGAGGGGGTTACGAACATCCCCCCTGCTCGTTGGAAGCTTACCTGCTACCTCTGTAAACAGAAAGGCAGGGGAGCTTCCATTCAGTGCCACAAAGCCAACTGTTACAGGGCCTTTCACGTCACTTGTGCCCAGAAGGCTGGCCTGTTCATGAAAATAGACCCAGTTAGGGAGACTGGCATCAATGGTACAACCTTCTCTGTAAAGAAGACCGCCTTCTGTGAGCATCACTCACCAGTTGGGTCTCGACAGGATGGGTCTGGAGATGAATCGGTTGAAGGAAGACTGGTAGGGGGCAGAGGTAACCGGGGTCAAAGGTCATATACTCAGAGCCCTCCTACATCACCAAACAAGAAGGCTGCTAAGGGCCAGAAAAAACAGACAAGGAAAAGTGGAAGGTCAGCAATGCCTGTGCTCCTTGTGCCTCAGATCCCCTCTCACAG GCTGAATAAAATCTGCACAGGTGTTGAAGTGCAGAGGAAGAATCAGTTCATGCAGCGGCTTCATAACTACTGGTTATTGAAGCGACAGTCACGGAATGGTATGCCTCTAATACGCAGACTCCATTCCCACATGCAGGCTCACAGGACAGCAGAACAG AAGGAGCCTGATGAGAAGCTGTGTGCTGCAAGAGAGGAGCTGCGATATTGGCAGAAGTTGAGGCAAGATTTGGAAAGAGCCAGACTTTTGGTGGAACTCATTCGTAAGAGAGAGAGGTTAAAGAGAGAACAG ATGAAAATTCAGCAGGCTGCTCTTGAGTTGAAATTGACCCCTGCGCTGATACTTCTCCGATCAACTTTGGAGCAGCTTCAAGAGAAGGACACAGCCAAAATCTTCTCTCACCCAGTCAATCTGGCAGAG GTCCCAGATTACTTGGAGTTTATTACCCAGCCCATGGACTTCTCCACTATGTGTACCAAGCTGGAGGCTCATGCTTATTGCTCCATAAAAGACCTGGAAACAGACTTTGACCTCATGATTTCCAATTGCCTGAAGTACAACTCCAAGGACACCATGTTTCACAGGGCAGCCTTACAGCTGCAGGAGGTGGGTGGAGCCATTCTCCGTCATGCCTACAGGCAGTCTCAGAACATTGGGCTGGACCCCAGCACTGGCATGCACCTCCCAGAGACTTCAAACAAACATGGCTTCTACCACTGTACGTGGGATGATG TTGACTCTCTACTGGACCCAGAGAACAGACTGCATCTAGGCACAGAGGAGCAGCTAAAGGTCTTACTTGATAAACTGGACATGGTTTCATCCATGCGTTCTAGCGGGGGGCGAACCAAGCGCATTAGGCTACTGCGTCGAGAGATTAACTCTCTCAGACAGAAGATGAACCAACAGCATAACGGCCTCTCTGTGAATGGAAATGACAAGCAGAGCGAGGaaaatgatggtgatgatgatgaggaggaggacagggagaaagaaaagaaagacaaTGATGGGTTTTTGACCATTTCTAACTCTGGAACAG ATGACTCTCCCCCTGAGCTAGAACTTACATGCCCAGTGTCATCGCCACTGCCAGGAGATGCTCCACTGGAACCACCTGTCCTGGGCTTAGTAACTGGAGGGCGGCGGTCACCTGGACGCTCCTACAAGCGTCTGAGATCATCCCGAAATGGAAGTAAAAGCCAAGTGGAAGAAGAGGCTGAAGTTGGCGAGACCCCGTCTTCACAACCAGAGGCTGTTCATGAAGCAACTCCCCTGGGTACACCCCTGGACCTGCCACTGGCTGGTGTTGGCCGTCGCACATCGGTTCTGTTCAAAAAGGCTAAAAATGGTGCACGAATGGCAAAAAATAAAGTCCCACTGCAACAAAATGGAACATTTGAGAGTAAAACCAATGGCCTGGACAGCACTCCTGCCAGTCCAAATTCATCGAGCGCAACCACCATCTCCACCTTACGTCTGAGCCCCAACAACTCCTCTGCACCTCCCTCTCCTTCCTCGCACCACCTGAGGTCCAGAGGCCACAGTTCAGAGAGTGAAGAAGTTCTTCTGCCAGCCAGTGAAGG agGCCTGACAAATGGAAAGCACACTTCTGCAGACCTCGATTATGATGAAAATCTAAG CTGTAACACTTGCCCTCCAAAACGTAGTCGGGGTAAACCTGCACTTACTAAAGTTCCCAACAGTGACAATGGAGATGTCTCTGTATCTG GAATATCTATGCTTCTGTCTTTAGATAGCGAGACGGAGCTCAGGCCTCTGGATCTAGTTTGGGCCAAGTGTAGAGGATATCCTTCATACCCAGCAATG ATTGTTGACCCAGCCATGCCCCAGGAAGGGCTTCTTCACAACGGCATCCCCATTCCAGTGCCTCCTGTGGAGGTGCTCAAACTGCACGAGTGGAGACGAACAGAAGCAGGCGAAAATCTCTTTTTAGTGCTTTTCTTTGACACCAAAAGGACTTG GCAGTGGCTCCCACGGGACAAACTGCTTCCACTGGGGATGGATGAAACTGTAGACAAACTACGTTTAATGGAAGGCAAGAAACCCAGCGTTCGCAAGTCAGTCCACACTGCGTATGACCGGGCTATGGTGCATTTAAACCATGTGAGAGGAAATGTAAACTTCACACCTTCCACTTTCATGTGA